Proteins encoded together in one Schumannella luteola window:
- a CDS encoding P-loop NTPase fold protein — MQNSSWADAPSEAADLPGRSTFAQSLADRIDQTPHGHPSTVFGLVGAWGSGKTSVLGQLRRDLNDWTVLDFAPWAAPDTESIAAEFVRTLAQAFPPTPGSRWRRRAQGLATGAPALLSLVPYAGTAASGLARLGVDALLATPPWPEAFKKLSDSTSKLDKRVLIVVDDVDRLDSDELRSLLKVVRLLGRFTNVHYLLAYDQATVEGLLSRHGYDARRGSFMEKIVQYPLELPPLSEVSRRRLITDAVSELVDSQAETASREEAERGSELIDFLTRRLQTPRAIARYGEQLRTTLPLARRAELNLIDFAALTWLRIAEHDVWAALAASRVHVLGGAELWANGKDKSDPVELLRASLSEVDVTLSSHALKLLSLVFPRLDGRGSGQQRPHSASDPQYFQRYFLLDLPEDDVSDLMVELAINQILTGATGREADDLTVILDGTDSARASLAFEKVIRLRGNASPANRRMLDYVRSRLSAREADRRDLGSPVTYLERWMPRELLACLDAELATVDDAVEWFGLLETTRLAYMMKRNDRSRDAEIKAHFRGLAETVRDELAAHTPDDKTLVWRISFAEWALGGATLSGLMSASITSPDALLKLAVKFVSIREWVGFGTSYELDFNLTELELVVTAEKIAEFGTQLRAPASLSFELDDRATPEVSRQEAEEFAATRLVIRANELGNQA, encoded by the coding sequence GTGCAGAACTCATCCTGGGCCGATGCGCCGTCCGAAGCCGCCGATCTACCCGGACGGAGCACGTTCGCGCAGTCACTCGCCGACCGTATTGACCAGACCCCTCACGGCCACCCCAGCACGGTGTTCGGTCTAGTCGGCGCCTGGGGAAGCGGAAAGACAAGCGTGCTCGGGCAGCTCCGACGCGACCTGAATGACTGGACAGTCCTGGACTTCGCCCCTTGGGCAGCGCCCGACACAGAGTCGATCGCCGCCGAGTTCGTTCGTACACTCGCGCAGGCGTTCCCACCGACTCCTGGCTCCCGATGGCGGAGGCGGGCACAAGGCCTTGCGACGGGGGCTCCGGCGTTGCTGTCGTTGGTGCCATACGCGGGAACTGCGGCGAGTGGACTTGCCCGTCTCGGCGTCGACGCTCTGCTGGCGACCCCACCCTGGCCCGAGGCTTTCAAGAAGCTCAGCGACTCGACATCCAAGCTGGACAAGCGGGTGTTGATCGTTGTGGACGACGTTGATCGCCTCGACAGTGACGAGCTACGCAGCCTACTGAAGGTGGTGCGTCTACTCGGTCGGTTCACGAACGTGCACTACCTACTCGCGTACGACCAAGCAACCGTCGAGGGCCTTCTCTCTCGTCATGGCTACGACGCGCGACGAGGCTCCTTCATGGAGAAGATCGTCCAGTATCCCTTGGAGCTCCCGCCGCTCTCGGAGGTCAGCCGACGACGACTGATCACGGACGCCGTATCAGAACTAGTCGATTCCCAGGCAGAGACCGCGAGCAGGGAGGAGGCGGAGCGCGGAAGCGAGCTCATCGATTTCCTCACAAGACGTCTTCAGACGCCGCGCGCTATCGCGCGGTACGGCGAGCAGCTGCGCACAACGCTTCCGCTCGCTCGCCGGGCCGAGCTCAACCTCATCGACTTCGCCGCGCTCACATGGCTGCGTATCGCAGAGCACGACGTCTGGGCCGCTCTTGCGGCGAGCCGCGTCCACGTCCTGGGAGGGGCAGAGTTGTGGGCGAACGGCAAGGACAAGTCGGACCCAGTCGAGCTGCTCCGGGCCAGTCTCTCGGAAGTTGACGTCACGCTCTCGTCGCACGCACTGAAGTTGCTGTCGCTGGTGTTTCCGCGCCTTGACGGACGGGGTTCCGGACAGCAGCGCCCCCACTCGGCCTCCGATCCCCAATATTTCCAGCGCTACTTTCTCCTGGATCTTCCCGAAGACGATGTCAGCGACCTGATGGTCGAACTCGCCATCAACCAGATACTGACCGGTGCGACTGGCCGCGAGGCCGACGATCTCACCGTCATCCTCGACGGGACGGACTCGGCACGAGCCTCACTCGCCTTCGAGAAGGTGATCCGGCTGCGGGGCAACGCTTCGCCGGCGAATCGCCGCATGCTCGACTATGTCCGATCACGTCTCAGCGCGAGAGAAGCCGATCGACGGGACCTCGGCTCGCCGGTCACATACCTGGAGCGGTGGATGCCGCGCGAACTTCTGGCATGCCTTGATGCCGAGCTGGCCACTGTCGACGACGCGGTCGAGTGGTTCGGCCTCCTCGAAACCACTCGATTGGCCTACATGATGAAGCGAAATGACCGCTCCCGAGACGCCGAAATCAAAGCTCACTTCCGGGGCCTGGCGGAGACGGTGCGCGACGAGCTCGCCGCTCACACGCCTGACGACAAGACACTCGTCTGGCGCATCAGCTTCGCGGAATGGGCGCTTGGCGGAGCAACCCTGAGCGGCTTGATGTCAGCTTCGATCACGAGCCCCGACGCGTTGTTGAAGCTGGCAGTGAAGTTCGTCAGCATCCGTGAGTGGGTGGGCTTCGGCACGAGCTACGAACTCGACTTCAACCTGACTGAACTCGAACTTGTCGTGACCGCCGAGAAGATCGCCGAGTTCGGGACTCAGCTCCGAGCCCCAGCGTCGCTGAGCTTCGAGCTCGATGACCGCGCGACCCCCGAAGTCTCACGGCAGGAAGCCGAGGAGTTCGCTGCGACCCGACTTGTGATACGCGCGAACGAGCTGGGCAACCAAGCGTGA
- a CDS encoding AAA family ATPase, whose translation MRVIRIQFRGYQRLVNTACNTDGKLIAFLGPNEAGKTTVLRALEWFSSGAAPLPPTSRNRLNPPEGTSPVVEVTYWLAAEDVAALAHIGRIGDPSTFTRTRDSDGTWRSSINPEVHRVSTPFEEARASFAAALEAPEGHFTDRDDESIDYAVQIDEAEPLVSEVLSNVDAGWNPEWTADWDNFMAVLAQTDAGKAIAAQLGQARQLLEATHPNDAIQDVLRQRAPGFVMFTEADRNLQSSYNLADEALRAAPPSALANLAWVAGLDLSELWAATSEGDVRTARTLERRANERLRATLGPRWSQKGIDVEFNLSGSELEVLVVEHAPDGSNTPVRERSDGLLTFIALVAFLARQDFPVPPVLLVDEAETHLHYDAQADLVEVLTNDVAASQVFYTTHSPGCLPRDLGTGVRLVAPDAKRSDMSTLRNDFWTADARGFTPLLFAMGAGAAAFSSFRKAVLAEGPADMILLPSLLRLATGLHELDFQVVPGIAESRADGLELEDAAARVVWLLDGDDGGDIRRTQLLESGVREDRIFQYAAPKAVEDFVDRAIYVDMVNALLATKKGAPQITASDLATGVSVAKAVEMWGLEAGAKVPGKTVVASQLISDAKRLVLADGAADELNALHNAMISTLGKR comes from the coding sequence GTGCGCGTAATCCGCATCCAGTTCCGTGGCTACCAGCGACTGGTCAACACTGCGTGCAATACCGACGGCAAGCTGATCGCCTTCCTAGGGCCGAACGAGGCGGGGAAGACGACGGTCCTCCGCGCGCTCGAATGGTTCTCGTCAGGAGCGGCGCCGCTTCCACCCACTTCTAGGAACCGGCTCAATCCGCCGGAAGGTACCTCGCCCGTAGTGGAAGTCACATACTGGCTGGCGGCCGAGGACGTCGCGGCGTTGGCTCATATCGGCCGAATCGGGGATCCCTCTACGTTCACGCGGACCCGAGACTCGGACGGGACGTGGAGGTCGTCGATCAACCCAGAGGTGCACCGGGTGTCGACGCCGTTCGAGGAGGCGCGAGCCTCGTTCGCCGCCGCGCTGGAGGCGCCAGAAGGTCACTTCACCGACCGTGACGACGAGTCGATCGACTATGCAGTTCAGATCGACGAGGCTGAGCCGTTGGTCTCCGAAGTGCTGTCGAACGTTGATGCAGGCTGGAACCCGGAATGGACCGCCGACTGGGACAACTTCATGGCGGTCCTCGCTCAAACCGACGCAGGGAAAGCCATTGCCGCCCAGCTCGGCCAAGCGCGGCAGCTGCTCGAAGCGACGCACCCGAACGACGCGATCCAAGACGTATTGCGGCAGCGCGCGCCCGGGTTCGTGATGTTCACCGAAGCGGATCGCAACCTCCAGTCGTCGTACAACCTTGCCGACGAGGCGCTGCGAGCCGCGCCGCCGAGCGCGCTTGCGAACCTGGCCTGGGTTGCTGGCCTGGACTTGTCCGAGCTATGGGCGGCGACATCAGAGGGCGACGTACGGACTGCGCGGACTCTGGAACGTCGCGCGAACGAGCGACTGCGGGCGACTCTCGGGCCCCGATGGAGCCAGAAGGGCATCGACGTCGAGTTCAATCTCAGCGGCTCCGAGCTGGAAGTGCTCGTCGTCGAACATGCGCCCGATGGATCGAACACCCCAGTTCGCGAGAGGAGCGACGGCCTCCTAACCTTCATCGCGTTGGTCGCGTTCCTCGCACGCCAAGACTTTCCCGTGCCGCCGGTCCTCCTGGTGGACGAAGCAGAGACGCATCTCCACTACGACGCGCAGGCCGATCTCGTTGAGGTGCTCACCAACGACGTTGCGGCCTCGCAGGTGTTCTACACGACGCACTCTCCCGGCTGCTTGCCTCGCGACCTAGGGACAGGAGTTCGGCTCGTGGCCCCGGACGCGAAGCGTTCCGACATGAGCACGCTCCGCAATGACTTCTGGACCGCCGACGCGCGCGGATTCACTCCACTTCTCTTCGCCATGGGGGCCGGTGCCGCAGCGTTCTCCTCCTTCCGCAAGGCAGTGCTTGCTGAAGGCCCCGCCGACATGATCCTGCTCCCGAGCCTTCTACGGCTCGCCACGGGACTGCACGAACTCGACTTCCAGGTTGTGCCGGGAATCGCCGAGAGTCGCGCCGACGGGCTCGAACTGGAAGACGCTGCAGCGAGGGTCGTGTGGTTGCTCGACGGAGACGACGGTGGAGACATCCGTCGAACTCAGCTGCTCGAAAGCGGCGTGCGCGAGGATCGCATCTTCCAATACGCCGCCCCGAAGGCGGTCGAGGACTTCGTGGACCGGGCGATCTACGTCGACATGGTCAACGCACTGCTCGCCACGAAGAAGGGGGCGCCACAGATCACCGCGTCGGATCTGGCCACCGGCGTATCTGTTGCCAAGGCCGTAGAGATGTGGGGCCTCGAAGCTGGGGCCAAGGTGCCAGGGAAGACGGTCGTCGCATCGCAGCTCATCAGCGATGCGAAGCGGCTCGTCCTCGCGGACGGGGCGGCCGACGAGCTCAACGCCCTCCACAACGCGATGATCTCGACTCTGGGCAAGCGATAG
- a CDS encoding aldo/keto reductase yields MHTRTLGQGLEVSAIGLGAMGMSQSYGPNPGDRDDMIAVLRGALDVGVDFIDTAEVYGPFVNEELVGEALEPIRDRVVIATKFGWRLEHGRSVGLDSRPAQIRAVAEASLRRLRTDRIDLFYQHRVDPDVPIEEVAGTVGELIAEGKVLHFGLSEASAATIRRAHAVHPVTALQSEYSLWTRDPEGEVLRTLGELGIGLVPFSPLGKGFLTGSVDASTGFGEGDIRATIPRFSAENRTANQVIVDEVRALAVGHDCSPGQIALAWLLTQRPWFAPIPGTRRRERLAENAAATEVALSVDEIARLDTLAGNLGVAGDRYNAAQMSFVDR; encoded by the coding sequence ATGCACACACGCACTCTCGGACAGGGCCTCGAGGTCTCGGCGATCGGACTCGGCGCGATGGGGATGTCGCAGAGCTACGGCCCGAATCCCGGCGATCGCGACGACATGATCGCCGTGCTGCGCGGCGCTCTCGACGTCGGCGTCGACTTCATCGACACGGCCGAGGTCTACGGCCCCTTCGTGAACGAGGAGCTGGTCGGCGAGGCGCTCGAGCCGATCCGCGACCGGGTCGTGATCGCGACGAAGTTCGGCTGGCGCCTCGAGCACGGCCGCTCGGTGGGTCTCGACAGCCGCCCCGCGCAGATCCGGGCCGTCGCAGAAGCATCACTGCGGCGCCTCCGCACCGACCGGATCGACCTCTTCTACCAGCACCGTGTCGACCCCGACGTGCCGATCGAGGAGGTCGCAGGCACCGTGGGCGAGCTGATCGCCGAGGGCAAGGTGCTCCACTTCGGGCTGTCGGAGGCGTCCGCCGCGACCATCCGCCGGGCGCACGCGGTGCATCCCGTCACGGCCCTGCAGAGCGAGTACTCGCTGTGGACGCGCGACCCCGAGGGCGAGGTGCTGCGCACCCTCGGCGAGCTCGGCATCGGCCTCGTGCCGTTCAGTCCGCTCGGCAAGGGATTCCTCACCGGATCCGTCGATGCGTCGACCGGCTTCGGCGAGGGCGACATCCGCGCCACGATCCCGCGGTTCTCCGCCGAGAACCGGACGGCGAACCAGGTCATCGTCGACGAGGTGCGCGCCCTCGCGGTCGGGCACGACTGCTCGCCCGGCCAGATCGCCCTCGCCTGGCTGCTCACGCAGCGCCCGTGGTTCGCGCCCATCCCGGGCACGCGCCGCCGGGAGCGTCTCGCCGAGAACGCCGCCGCGACCGAGGTCGCCCTCTCGGTCGACGAGATCGCGCGACTGGATACGCTGGCCGGAAACCTGGGCGTCGCCGGCGACCGCTACAACGCGGCCCAAATGAGCTTCGTCGACCGCTGA
- a CDS encoding (R)-mandelonitrile lyase — MNIEPARPTTKNPPEQFAGDVWVDPIVAPHDGDQRATLARVRFAPGARTAWHSHARGQFLHVTAGVARFGTRDGEIVELHPGQTLYTPPGQEHWHASAQGTFMEHLALLELADDPATTTVWAEHVTDAEFEGGAR; from the coding sequence ATGAACATCGAACCCGCTCGCCCCACCACGAAGAACCCGCCGGAGCAGTTCGCCGGCGACGTCTGGGTCGACCCGATCGTCGCTCCCCACGACGGCGACCAGCGCGCCACGCTCGCCCGGGTGCGGTTCGCGCCCGGCGCCCGCACTGCCTGGCACTCGCACGCCCGCGGGCAGTTTCTGCACGTGACGGCCGGCGTCGCCCGCTTCGGCACGCGCGACGGCGAGATCGTCGAGCTGCACCCGGGGCAGACCTTGTACACGCCGCCGGGCCAGGAGCATTGGCACGCCTCCGCGCAGGGCACCTTCATGGAGCACCTCGCTCTGCTCGAGCTCGCCGACGATCCCGCGACGACGACCGTGTGGGCCGAGCACGTGACGGATGCCGAGTTCGAGGGCGGAGCACGATGA
- a CDS encoding carboxymuconolactone decarboxylase family protein: MSGPEHPEVSGQPLQVGGGRAGVGDIAPKLAELTDEVLFADVGNRAGLGARDRSLVTVAALVAGGDAAQLRFHLGRAVENGVSRTELIEAITHLAFYAGWPKAMTSLGVAREVLGAD; encoded by the coding sequence ATGAGTGGTCCGGAACACCCCGAGGTCTCCGGTCAGCCGCTGCAGGTCGGCGGAGGCCGCGCCGGTGTCGGCGACATCGCGCCGAAGCTCGCCGAGCTGACCGACGAGGTGCTGTTCGCCGACGTCGGGAATCGCGCCGGGCTGGGCGCACGCGACCGCAGCCTCGTGACCGTCGCGGCGCTCGTCGCCGGAGGGGATGCGGCGCAGCTGCGCTTCCACCTCGGTCGCGCGGTCGAGAACGGCGTCAGCCGCACCGAGCTGATCGAGGCGATCACCCACCTCGCCTTCTATGCGGGCTGGCCGAAGGCCATGACCTCGCTCGGCGTCGCGCGCGAGGTGCTCGGCGCCGACTGA
- a CDS encoding alkene reductase has translation MKLFETAELGALNLRNRIVMAPLTRTRAGEHGIPNDLLVEYYRQRASVGLVITEGTWPVQEGRSYLGQPGIETEEQIAGWRRVTDAVHAEGGTIVMQLMHGGRVSHTSISATPRIVGPSALAAPGEAHAPEGKVAMPVPHELTHDEVKQAVAQHVQAARNAIAAGLDGVEVHGANGYLVHQFLSPASNQRSDEYGGSPENRARFAIEVVTAVAAAIGADRVGIRLSPQHNIQGALEEDDADALATYTAVAAGIAPLGVAFVDVLQADIASDLVQTIRTTAGAPLIVNTGFSSVTTRESALALLDAEHGDAVAVGRAVIANPDLVHRWEHDEELNEPRPEHFYGVTGEGYTDYPTLAEVRGAA, from the coding sequence GTGAAGCTCTTCGAAACCGCCGAACTCGGCGCACTCAACCTCCGCAACCGCATCGTCATGGCCCCGCTCACGCGCACCCGCGCGGGCGAGCACGGCATCCCCAACGACCTGCTGGTCGAGTACTACCGCCAGCGCGCGTCCGTCGGCCTCGTCATCACGGAGGGGACCTGGCCCGTGCAGGAGGGACGCTCGTACCTCGGCCAGCCCGGCATCGAGACCGAGGAGCAGATCGCCGGATGGCGCCGCGTGACTGACGCGGTGCACGCCGAGGGCGGCACGATCGTCATGCAGCTGATGCACGGCGGCCGCGTCTCGCACACCTCGATCTCGGCCACGCCGCGCATCGTCGGGCCGTCGGCGCTCGCCGCCCCGGGTGAGGCGCACGCCCCCGAGGGCAAGGTCGCGATGCCGGTTCCGCACGAGCTCACCCACGACGAGGTGAAGCAGGCCGTGGCGCAGCACGTGCAGGCCGCCCGCAACGCGATCGCCGCCGGCCTCGACGGCGTCGAGGTGCACGGAGCCAACGGCTACCTCGTCCACCAGTTCCTCTCGCCGGCCTCGAACCAGCGCAGCGACGAGTACGGCGGCTCGCCCGAGAACCGCGCCCGCTTCGCGATCGAGGTCGTCACCGCGGTCGCCGCGGCGATCGGCGCCGACCGCGTCGGCATCCGCCTCTCGCCGCAGCACAACATCCAGGGCGCCCTCGAAGAGGACGACGCGGATGCGCTCGCGACCTACACCGCGGTGGCCGCGGGCATCGCGCCGCTCGGCGTCGCCTTCGTCGACGTGCTGCAGGCCGACATCGCGTCCGATCTCGTGCAGACCATCCGCACGACTGCCGGCGCGCCGCTCATCGTGAACACCGGATTCTCGTCGGTCACGACCCGCGAGTCGGCGCTCGCGCTGCTCGACGCCGAGCACGGCGACGCGGTCGCCGTCGGCCGCGCGGTCATCGCCAACCCCGACCTCGTGCACCGCTGGGAGCACGACGAGGAGCTCAACGAGCCGCGCCCCGAGCACTTCTACGGCGTGACGGGCGAGGGCTACACGGATTACCCGACGCTTGCCGAGGTGCGCGGCGCGGCCTGA
- the hisD gene encoding histidinol dehydrogenase: MTIRTLDLRTAGIDGFEFPRAATSFGSATAAAQHIIDDVRARGLDAVREVTARFDGVELDSIAVPAEAISAAWQATTPELRDAITRSIERVRAGHAAQLPEPRRTEFAPGAVVEQRYLPVQRVGLYAPGGLAAYASSVIMNVVPAQVAGVPSIAVVSPPSRETGLPPIQVLAACAALGVTEVYAVGGAQAVAALAYGLPDAGAGAPLRPVDVITGPGNVFVAAAKSLVRDIVGIDSIAGPTEILVLADATADADLVAADLLSQAEHDPNAASVLVTDSAELAAAVTERLDARAAVTANGERAREALDGEQSMIVLVADLDAGIALANRYGAEHLELVTADPRATLERITNAGAIFLGHFSPVSLGDYAAGSNHVLPTSGTSRFSSGLSVQPFLRPVQVIDYDEAALREIGDVVTTFADAEGLPAHGEAVTARTRRG; this comes from the coding sequence ATGACCATCCGCACCCTCGACCTGCGCACGGCCGGCATCGACGGCTTCGAGTTCCCGCGGGCGGCGACGAGCTTCGGCTCGGCGACCGCGGCGGCGCAGCACATCATCGACGACGTGCGGGCGCGCGGGCTGGATGCGGTGCGCGAGGTCACGGCGCGCTTCGACGGCGTCGAGCTCGACTCGATCGCCGTGCCGGCGGAGGCGATCAGCGCCGCATGGCAGGCGACGACCCCCGAGCTGCGCGACGCCATCACCCGCTCGATCGAGCGCGTGCGCGCCGGTCACGCGGCCCAGCTGCCCGAGCCGCGACGCACCGAGTTCGCCCCCGGCGCGGTCGTCGAGCAGCGGTACCTGCCAGTGCAGCGCGTCGGCCTCTACGCTCCCGGCGGCCTCGCCGCCTACGCCTCGAGCGTGATCATGAACGTCGTGCCGGCGCAGGTCGCCGGGGTGCCGTCGATCGCCGTCGTCTCACCGCCGAGCCGCGAGACCGGGCTGCCGCCCATCCAGGTGCTCGCCGCCTGCGCCGCACTCGGCGTGACCGAGGTCTACGCCGTCGGCGGGGCGCAGGCCGTCGCCGCCCTCGCCTACGGTCTGCCGGATGCCGGTGCGGGTGCGCCGCTGCGTCCGGTCGACGTGATCACCGGCCCCGGCAACGTCTTCGTCGCCGCCGCGAAGAGCCTCGTGCGCGACATCGTCGGCATCGACTCGATCGCGGGGCCCACCGAGATCCTCGTGCTCGCCGACGCCACCGCCGATGCCGACCTCGTCGCCGCCGACCTGCTCAGCCAGGCCGAGCACGACCCGAACGCCGCCTCGGTTCTCGTCACCGACTCCGCCGAGCTCGCCGCCGCCGTGACCGAGCGACTGGATGCGCGCGCGGCCGTGACCGCGAACGGCGAGCGCGCCCGCGAGGCCCTCGACGGCGAGCAGTCGATGATCGTGCTCGTCGCCGACCTCGACGCCGGCATCGCGCTCGCGAACCGCTACGGCGCCGAGCACCTCGAGCTCGTCACGGCCGACCCGCGCGCGACGCTCGAGCGCATCACGAACGCGGGCGCGATCTTCCTCGGGCACTTCTCGCCGGTGTCGCTCGGCGACTACGCGGCCGGCTCGAATCACGTGCTGCCGACCTCCGGCACCTCGCGCTTCTCGTCGGGGCTCTCGGTGCAGCCCTTCCTGCGCCCCGTGCAGGTCATCGACTACGACGAGGCGGCGCTGCGCGAGATCGGCGACGTCGTCACGACCTTCGCCGACGCCGAGGGGCTGCCCGCCCACGGGGAAGCGGTGACGGCGCGCACGCGGCGCGGCTGA
- a CDS encoding pirin family protein — MSNLEHEPGEVLLECPPASGIEILEPRAVPLGGPRAMTVNRTLPQRSRSLIGAWCFVDHYGPADVEQSGGMVVPPHPHIGLQTVSWLFEGEVEHRDSVGSRATVRPGSLNLMTAGRGIQHSEYSTPDTTVLHGAQLWLALPGGERRREPAFEATDAVRFEIGAARVSLFIGELDGRRAPATVFSPLVGAEVLLPAGETVRIPVDAAFELGVLVDAGELRVDGTSVAPRELAFRAPGGDALELTAGEADARLLLLGGAPFGEQLVMWWNFVGRDHDEIAQARADWLARLDGAATRYDTIVDDRAPLPAPVLPPVRLRPRD; from the coding sequence ATGAGCAACCTCGAGCACGAGCCCGGCGAGGTGCTGCTCGAGTGCCCGCCCGCGAGCGGCATCGAGATCCTCGAGCCCCGCGCCGTGCCGCTCGGCGGCCCTCGTGCGATGACGGTGAACCGCACCCTGCCGCAGCGCTCGCGCAGCCTCATCGGCGCGTGGTGCTTCGTCGACCACTACGGGCCCGCCGATGTCGAGCAGTCGGGCGGCATGGTCGTGCCGCCGCATCCGCACATCGGACTGCAGACGGTCAGCTGGCTGTTCGAGGGCGAGGTCGAGCACCGCGACTCGGTCGGCTCGCGCGCGACCGTCAGACCGGGCTCGCTCAACCTCATGACGGCCGGCCGCGGCATCCAGCACTCCGAGTACTCGACGCCCGACACGACGGTGCTGCACGGCGCGCAGCTCTGGCTCGCGCTGCCCGGCGGCGAGCGGCGTCGCGAGCCGGCCTTCGAGGCGACGGATGCGGTGCGCTTCGAGATCGGAGCCGCGCGCGTGAGTCTCTTCATCGGCGAGCTCGACGGCCGCCGCGCCCCGGCGACCGTGTTCTCGCCACTCGTCGGAGCTGAGGTGCTGCTGCCGGCGGGGGAGACCGTGCGCATCCCCGTCGATGCCGCCTTCGAGCTGGGTGTGCTGGTCGACGCCGGTGAACTGCGCGTCGACGGCACGTCGGTCGCACCGCGCGAGCTCGCCTTCCGGGCGCCCGGCGGCGATGCGCTCGAGCTGACGGCGGGGGAGGCGGATGCGCGCCTGCTGCTGCTCGGCGGCGCGCCTTTCGGCGAGCAGCTCGTCATGTGGTGGAACTTCGTCGGCCGCGATCACGACGAGATCGCGCAGGCGCGCGCCGACTGGCTGGCGCGGCTCGACGGCGCCGCGACCCGATACGACACGATCGTCGACGATCGTGCGCCCCTCCCGGCGCCCGTGCTGCCGCCGGTGCGGCTGCGCCCGCGCGACTGA
- a CDS encoding DMT family transporter yields the protein MHVAMEHSGPMFFVGLRFLTAGVISAIVFHRSLAGFRRIELIAGAAIGVALCAGYGLQTIGLQTVSSTESAFITAFYVPLVPLLQWAVFRTAPKPLVLVGVALAFVGLLLLAGPGALQIGLGPGQIATLVSTAAIAAEIILIGFFAAKVDARRVTIVQLLVCGLLSFATMPLLGERVPAFSWIWLAAAVGLGAATCLIQLTMNWAQRTVSPTRATIIYAGEPVWGGAFGRLAGDRLAPTALIGAALIVAGILVSELKPRGRGEREPLPPE from the coding sequence GTGCACGTCGCGATGGAGCACTCCGGGCCGATGTTCTTCGTCGGCCTGCGCTTCCTCACCGCCGGCGTGATCAGCGCGATCGTGTTCCACCGCTCGCTCGCCGGCTTCCGTCGCATCGAGCTCATCGCGGGCGCCGCGATCGGCGTCGCGCTGTGCGCCGGCTACGGTCTGCAGACGATCGGGCTGCAGACCGTGTCGAGTACCGAGTCGGCCTTCATCACGGCCTTCTACGTGCCGCTGGTGCCGCTGCTGCAATGGGCCGTCTTCCGCACGGCGCCGAAGCCGCTCGTGCTCGTCGGCGTCGCCCTCGCCTTCGTCGGGCTGCTGCTGCTCGCCGGCCCCGGGGCGCTGCAGATCGGTCTCGGCCCGGGCCAGATCGCGACGCTCGTCAGCACGGCGGCGATCGCGGCCGAGATCATCCTCATCGGCTTCTTCGCGGCGAAGGTGGATGCGCGCCGCGTCACGATCGTGCAGCTGCTCGTCTGCGGCCTGCTCTCCTTCGCGACCATGCCGCTGCTCGGTGAGCGCGTACCCGCCTTCTCGTGGATCTGGCTGGCGGCGGCGGTCGGACTCGGCGCCGCGACCTGCCTCATCCAGCTCACGATGAACTGGGCTCAGCGCACCGTCTCGCCGACGCGCGCGACCATCATCTACGCGGGCGAACCCGTTTGGGGTGGCGCGTTCGGCCGCCTCGCCGGCGACCGGCTCGCGCCCACGGCGCTGATCGGGGCGGCGCTGATCGTCGCGGGCATCCTCGTGAGCGAGCTCAAGCCGCGCGGCCGCGGCGAGCGCGAGCCCCTTCCGCCCGAGTGA
- a CDS encoding VOC family protein produces MTARIANVTIHAENPTELARFWAAVMGYPEPTGWPEEEIAELRAAGLSDDDITARAEAWDGDRAHQRFYFTRYSRERRQRNRMHIDVTPFDDRRATRDELALERDRLVALGASVEKELLGFWGPYEEYAIMMRDPEGNEFCLQ; encoded by the coding sequence ATGACCGCGCGCATCGCGAACGTCACCATCCACGCCGAGAACCCCACCGAGCTGGCCCGGTTCTGGGCCGCCGTCATGGGGTACCCCGAGCCGACGGGCTGGCCCGAGGAGGAGATCGCCGAGCTGAGAGCCGCGGGGCTCAGCGACGACGACATCACCGCCCGGGCCGAGGCCTGGGACGGCGACCGGGCGCATCAGCGCTTCTACTTCACCCGGTACTCGCGTGAGCGGCGCCAGCGCAATCGGATGCACATCGACGTGACCCCTTTCGACGACCGTCGCGCCACGCGGGACGAGCTCGCCCTCGAGCGCGATCGGCTCGTGGCGCTCGGCGCGAGCGTCGAGAAGGAGCTGCTCGGCTTCTGGGGCCCCTACGAGGAGTACGCGATCATGATGCGCGACCCCGAGGGCAACGAGTTCTGCCTGCAGTGA